One stretch of Lucilia cuprina isolate Lc7/37 chromosome 6, ASM2204524v1, whole genome shotgun sequence DNA includes these proteins:
- the LOC111677231 gene encoding uncharacterized protein LOC111677231, producing MAKLQFSITFLFILMSCLLHRSIAGPIEVEKSSDDDLSTSETFGYGYYQPGLYSSPVVAARVPLATTAAIATPLTTTTTLTSASNGFARSGYGYGSGYKYGSGYDYGKRWGYGGGNAVNEFYRRHPVYVAWG from the exons ATGGCAAAATTACAA TTTTCCATcacatttcttttcattttaatgaGTTGTCTGTTGCATCGGAGTATTGCAGGACCTATAGAAGTG GAAAAATCTTCCGATGATGACTTAAGTACCTCGGAAACTTTTGGTTATGGCTATTATCAACCAGGTTTATATTCTTCGCCTGTAGTGGCGGCCAGAGTTCCTTTGGCAACGACTGCAGCTATTGCCACGCCCTTGACCACCACCACAACACTTACTTCAGCTTCTAATGGTTTTGCTCGTTCCGGCTATGGCTATGGCAGTGGCTATAAATACGGCAGTGGTTATGATTATGGTAAACGTTGGGGTTATGGTGGTGGTAATGCTGTTAATGAATTCTATCGTCGTCATCCCGTCTATGTTGCTTGGGGCTAA